A region of the Macrobrachium nipponense isolate FS-2020 chromosome 14, ASM1510439v2, whole genome shotgun sequence genome:
tcctcattgcattgttttatgTTCATTATCACATATTATTAGATTCAATCAGAAAGTACCCATGCCACTCTTGTTTGAAGTGCTCAATACTGTCATAGTTTTTAGATTTACTGAAAGGATTCACAGATGTGAGATAATGTCTGGTTTTGCTTGAGAAATCCCCGTCATCAGTATTCACTATCGTCTTTGGGACGTCTTTGGTGACTGGATTAGTTAACGCCTCGACTTCTACAGCCATGGACAACCTGTCAAGCTGAGAAAGCAGTTCTATAAAACTCGGAGAAACATCCCGACGTttctttgtgttgttgttttcgttgctgttgttgttattgttattgttattgttgttattgttattattgttgttattgttgttgttaatgttatttatgaCGTTGATGATTGCGTTGAACACCACCAAAAGGAAATTCAGAAGACTGAAGACAGAGGAACTTCTCTGGCTAATGTGGCGGGTTTTGGTGGACGCTAACGCTCTTCCGCTACCCGCTCTGAAAAAGGAATCGGAGTGTTGTTTCTCTTTATCAGGTTCCAccgatctcttcttcttcttcctatctcTTTCCTTATTGCGGCAGTGCTTCTCACCGTTATCCAGGTCTTTATATCCGTTGTCATAGCCCTCGCAGTTGACAAAATCATCAGGAGAATCAAGCATTTCCGTGGAAGAGAGTGACCTGGAAAGACTCTTACCATTCATGTTCACATTTTCGTTgagattgttgttattgttgttattattattgttattgttattgttgatgttGATGTTCTGGTTGATCAAGAGGAAGCTGTTCAGCAACAGCATAAGAAAACTTAGAAACCCAAACAGAGGGAAAGCTCTTTTGGTTCTGGAGTGCAATCTTTTCTTTGACGAATTT
Encoded here:
- the LOC135226278 gene encoding putative uncharacterized protein DDB_G0277255, which produces MWTRVFPNFICILVVVTNCLDADGGIVLRKTPRFKSDFRTDILSFENADEGGDFAKSGAAFNWKPDTDNMIVEQPQHKTTTTGQVDLHPVKGLQSFIEELVTQILVNNSWTEGPPSDENAFENPTSAFFSLLEQMGQTPPEKQAHMRGSTVSRNSSKKRLHSRTKRAFPLFGFLSFLMLLLNSFLLINQNININNNNNNNNNNNNNNLNENVNMNGKSLSRSLSSTEMLDSPDDFVNCEGYDNGYKDLDNGEKHCRNKERDRKKKKRSVEPDKEKQHSDSFFRAGSGRALASTKTRHISQRSSSVFSLLNFLLVVFNAIINVINNINNNNNNNNNNNNNNNNNNNNSNENNNTKKRRDVSPSFIELLSQLDRLSMAVEVEALTNPVTKDVPKTIVNTDDGDFSSKTRHYLTSVNPFSKSKNYDSIEHFKQEWHGYFLIESNNM